The following are from one region of the Penaeus monodon isolate SGIC_2016 chromosome 19, NSTDA_Pmon_1, whole genome shotgun sequence genome:
- the LOC119585034 gene encoding lysM and putative peptidoglycan-binding domain-containing protein 3-like: MSSSLWNGRAGGNSSHKNYKYRRLSSAENGAGNGYISCEEDEEEIFTSQAFELKKIVKKSDGQEKKGSSGSSPVKFVTEYEQLIDRPIQSGETLRSISLKYRIPVSELKRINKIFQENEFFALNSLKIPVKPNSVLAEMLEEEDKQRQENVASTRAAVLGTRSVSSCSEYESDSEMHVGYISINRILKDTRTKKDAKRFLDNMKRDLAQIREKTSTYKESLDEAAATLTDLRFRPLEQPDKCEGADWGISWWKMMVAAAILLIGIPLLFFWYSSHSSFDDGQGGTG, translated from the exons ATGAGTTCTTCCCTCTGGAATGGACGAGCGGGCGGAAATTCTTCACACAA GAATTACAAGTACAGACGTCTTTCCAGCGCTGAGAATGGAGCAGGTAACGGGTACATATCAtgtgaagaggacgaggaggagatatTCACATCACAGGCCTTTGAGCTGAAGAAGATTGTGAAGAAGTCTGATGGTCAGGAGAAGAAGGGCTCATCTGGCAGCAGCCCAGTTAAATTCGTCACTGAATATGAGCAGCTGATTGATAGACCCATACAAAGTGGAGAGACGCTCAGGAGCATATCTCTGAAGTACAGGATTCCG gtaTCAGAACTGAAGAGAATAAACAAGATCTTCCAAGAGAACGAATTCTTTGCCCTAAACTCTTTGAAGATTCCGGTGAAACCCAACTCTGTTTTGGCGGAGATGCTTGAGGAAGAGGACAAGCAGAGGCAGGAGAATGTTGCCAGTACTCGAGCTGCAGTATTGGGCACGAGGAGTGTCAGCAGCTGCAGTGAGTATGAGAGTGACTCTGAGATGCATGTAGGCTACATTAGCATCAACCGCATCTTGAAAGACACTCGCACCAAGAAGGATGCCAAGAGGTTCCTGGACAACATGAAGCGAGACCTGGCCCAGATCCGTGAAAAGACCAGCACATACAAGGAGTCCCTAGATGAAGCTGCAGCCACTCTCACAGACCTGCGGTTTCGGCCCCTGGAGCAGCCAGACAAGTGCGAGGGGGCTGACTGGGGCATCAGCTGGTGGAAGATGATGGTGGCTGCAGCAATCCTCCTGATTGGGATTCCCTTGCTCTTCTTTTGGTATTCAAGTCACAGTAGCTTTGATGATGGACAAGGAGGGACAGGTTAG
- the LOC119585035 gene encoding translation machinery-associated protein 16-like (The sequence of the model RefSeq protein was modified relative to this genomic sequence to represent the inferred CDS: added 60 bases not found in genome assembly), producing MGKHKINVLKENQKVIHPNSRKAKKLNKMVSREIKMKKRRGENNLKLQVLGDKLLWFKKEMDPSIEVFTSKDVLNMIQKYIDRNMEELEQINLKHSIGKRNKNQHASRESTIKIVHEQETALFRDNGFETVDFFCPKNLQTFKSWSGELRFLSNLKLRKYKRKDLEDNLTSRLEPEPSSAAPTEEETMDEDTQEVDEEGDDDNDDGDEEGEKDDDMDG from the exons ATG GGGAAGCACAAAATCAACGTCTTAAAGGAGAACCAGAAGGTCATCCATCCCAACAGCAGGAAGGCCAAAAAGTTAAATAAGATGGTCAGCAG AGAAatcaaaatgaagaagagaaggggtgaAAATAACTTGAAGCTGCAAGTTCTGGGTGACAAATTGCTGTGGTTCAAGAAAGAAATGGATCCAAGTATAGAGGTGTTCACTTCAAAGGATGTTTTGAATATGATACAGAA ATACATTGACCGCAACATGGAAGAACTTGAACAAATCAACTTAAAACACAGTAttgggaaaagaaacaaaaaccagCATGCCAGTCGCGAGTCCACAATAAAGATTGTGCATGAGCAAGAGACCGCTCTGTTCAGAGACAACGGCTTTG AAACAGTTGACTTCTTCTGCCCAAAGAACTTGCAAACTTTCAAGTCTTGGTCTGGAGAATTGAGGTTCCTATCAAACCTCAAGCTGCGAAAGTACAAGAGAAAAGACCTCGAGGATAATTTAACAAGCAGACTTGAGCCAGAGCCTTCCTCTGCTGCACCAACAGAAGAAGAGACCATGGATGAAGACACACAAGAAGTAGACGAGGAGGGA